The sequence below is a genomic window from Acidilobus saccharovorans 345-15.
CCTCAGCTCGTCACAGATGGCTGCCTTGACGCCATCATCGAGCTTTGCCTTGCCCGTCAGGTAGCTGTAGATGGCGCTCACTGCGGAGAACCTCTCTACCTTGGATAGGAAGAACGTGAAGGCCGGCTGGAAGCCCAGGCTTATCATGAGCGACGGGAAGTCCACGGCCCTCCTGACTATGCCGGGCTTCGAGTTCGAGCTCCCGCCGCCCTGGCAGCCGGCGGCTATCAGCTTGGTGCCCACGTCGGCCGCGAAGCCCACGAAGTCGCTCAAGGACAGCTCACCTCACCGCGCCGCTGACGGCGCCAGTGCCGCTTACGATGAGCAGCCTCACGAGACCCTTGCCCACGGTCTCCTTGCCCCCTATGAAGAGCGAGGCCCTGTTAAGCTTGTTGCTGAGCTCTGTCATCACGTCTATGTCCCTGCACTCGTCGTTGCCCCCCATGGAGTCCACGCTGCCCCTCATGGAGTCCAGCATGGCGCCAACCATAACCGTGCCCTGGGGCACGTACTCCTCAGTCCAGAGGGCCCTCTCCTTGACGGTCTTCGTCTTATCATCGAGGGCGTTCCTTGTGACCCTTACCAGGGACGACTCCACAACCTGCAGCCCGACGTCGTCGTCAAAGACGTAGGCCTTGTCCTTTAGCAGGTACCCCAGAGACCTCGTGTCGACGCGGCCGCCAAGGACGTCGCTTACGTTTACCGTGTAGGCGTAACGGACCTCCCTCAGCCCCACTGTCACTGTGCCGCCGGCGCCCAAGGCCTTAGGTGGGCTGACCCCTACGGTTGACAGGATGTCATAAGCCCTGTTAAGGAGGTACTTCGTGGTCACATATATGTAGCCCTCGGAGAGGCTTGGGGCCGGGTAGAGGAACGGCACCAGGTCGGTGAACACGAGCCTTCCCATAAATTTAGCCCCGCCCTCGTCAATGTCTGGGCCGAAGGCGCACCTCACTAGCTTATTGTCCTTATCGTTACCGCCGCCCTTGTCGTTGGGCTTGCCGCTGCTTGGGGGCGTCAGGTGAAACCTCAGGGCGCCCTTGAAGGAGGAGCCTAATATGACTGGGTAGCCCATCGAGTCCCTCTGAAATGGAAGGTCAACGAAGCCCGGGGACCTGCCGGAGCCCACGTGAACGGGCGTCACGGCGTAGGCGAGGACCAATAACGAGCCGCCCACAGGCGCAGCACCACGGTAGTTGTATGTCTGTGGTAATACATTATAAATTTACCCCGCGTTGCGCCGCGTTTTAGCCAAAGTTGGGTCTTGCCTGGGGCCTACGGCCAGGTAAGCTCTGCGGCGGGCCTTACCGGCTCCCTGGCCACGGGCGTCGAGGGAGCGCGGCGAGAAACTTACATATCAAGGCTGAGGCGGCCGCGCGATGCTTCCCCAGGCGGCGAGCGATGGGCCTTATCGAGATTGACGACCTTAAATAGGGACCTCTTAATGATTTCCATAAGTTTCCCACACGGGATCCTGCAATCGCCGCAGTCCCCCGAGAGGCAGGCCATGGGTGACCCGTCGCCCCTAACCTTTATCTTGACCGCGTTCTCCAGGATGCCAGCGTGGGCCACGAGGTTTCTCGCCGTGTATTCATTATTTACGGATGAAGAAGTGTGTCCCTTCAGCTCATAAAGGCACACGCCGTCAGACGCGAGCCGCCCCTTCACCTCATCCTTGCTGGAGTTAATTGCGTTGACAATGTTATCGTGCTCAATTTCTGTGGTAATCGTTATGCCCAGGCCTCTCCTGCTGTAGTTGTCCGCCTCCCTGGCCAGCTCGTTCAAGTTAAGGCAGCCGCCCTCAGGCTTAATGGTCGTGCCGCCGGCGAGGGCCAGGTACAGCATAGTCTCGAAGTCCTCGTTAAAGTCAGCATACCTCGTGACCTCTACGCTGTCGCCGCCCTGGGTAACCTTCGTCAGCGTGAAGTACTCTTCTACAAAAGTGCTTGCCAGGTCGAGGATTGCGCGCTGCAGCTGCCCCGCGTCGAGGGCCGCGGCGCTGTAACAGGTAGAGCTGGAGGGGCCGCGGCCCAGGCCCTCCAGCTTCTCCAAGGCGTCCTCCAGAAAGTACGGCATCAGGAAGAGGGCACCGACGTTTATTGACGCAGCCGCGGCCGTAAGCGAGGAGATGGCGGCCCTTATCGGCTTCCCGTGGAGCCCCACCAGGGCCCTCACCACGTCGCGCGGGGCGCAGCGCCTTGGGGAGAGGAGCCTGGAGGTCCTCCTTGTCGGCAGCCTTATGCTGGGCAGCTGCCTCTGAAACGTCACGCTGAGCGTCAGCTCCGTCCTATCGTCAACATATGGGTCCAACGCCGAGAACCCCAGCGTCACCGGGACCGCCAGCGAGAGGGCCGAGGCGGCCCCTTGGACGGCCCTCACAGTCATTACCTGGAGCTGGTTGGGGGCGTTAGTCACGTCTGAGACCACGTAAACAGCGTCATAGTCGGCGGCCCTGAGCTCCAGCAGCTTCCTTGAGATGTGATAGGCCGCCATGGCCTGGGAGTCATAGGGGCTGACGTCTATCCTCATGGAGCCGCCCCCGCTGAGCCTGAAGGTGCCCCTCAGCGGCACGGCCCTGAGCTCCAGGTTATCCTCCTTTATGAAATCTCCCAGTAGCCCGCATGAGTCGCTTGAGCTCTCAACCCCCTCCTCTATGTGCCTCCTCTGAAGACTTAACAGCTCGTCCACAGCCTTCCAGTAGGGGCCTGAGGCCATGCCAAGTTCAGCTATAAGCGACTCCGGCACGAGACCGAGCACCCTTACCACGGCGTCTGGGAACATCCTCCTGAGGTAGACGTAGGTGACCGCAGCCGAGGGCACCTTGCCCTTAGACTCCACCCTGCACGAAAACCTGCCCCTGCGATCCTGGGCCAGGTAGGTGGCCGGCCTCAGGTACTTGACCGAGCCCAGGGGGGCCACTATGAGGGTCAGCGCCTTGCCCATCTGAAGTCGCCCCCGAGGGCCTGCGACCGCTGAGCGATTAGGTGCCTAGGTCCAGCGGGCACAGGAGCTGCCCCACGGTTATCTTGCTATAGGATCATTTAAGCATTTCCAGCTCGTGACCCACCATGACGGCACCCCCACCGGCTGTCCTAGTCGAGGCGGTCAGGCGAAGATGGCCGCGGCTGGGCTCTCAGGCCGAGTCAGGGGTTTGCAGGTTTCAACACAATCTTATGGTTTCAGTGTCGAGGATATGTTATAAGCATAGATTTCCTCTTGTTACAACACCATCTCGTGGTTTCGCGGATGTATCACCTAAAGCCGAAGTTTGTGATAAGGGTTACAACACCATCTCGTGGTTTCTGGATTACTTGCGGCAAACATACTTAGTTTCTACTCTTTGTTACAACACCATCTCGTGGTTTCCCGAGTATGTTCACGTCCTCTGCCTCAGAAAGGCCGAGCCTTTGTTACAACACCATCTCGTGGTTTCGCAGGCTCTGGAAGGCCATACTGTCCCTACAGAACCCAGACGTTACAACACCATCTCGTGGTTTCTTTCTATCTGAGGCGTGAGAGCATGGGTGAGAGGGTTTCTCGTTACAACACCATCTCGTGGTTTCGAAGTTTAAGCTATTCTTGCTAACACATATCAATCAACTCAAGTTACAACACCATCTCGTGGTTTCAGTTTTTATGAAAAAATCCTTAAAGAACTTGGCCTTTCTTGTTACAACACCATCTCGTGGTTTCGCGTTTATTCACGCGACCTGGGGCAGCGCAACAGTGGAAGAGTTACAACACCATCTCGTGGTTTCGCGTCTTTCTTTATAATTGACCATTCATGAATTTTGTTTTGTTACAACACCATCTCGTGGTTTCGTTGTATACGATAACTACGGGTTCTGGGTCCATCCAACCTTGTTACAACACCATCTCGTGGTTTCTACAAACACGTTTGCCTGTTTGAAGAAGCTGGGCCTTATAGGTTACAACACCATCTCGTGGTTTCGTCTCAGAATGAAAGCTCGGAGGGGACTCCCCAGACTCGTTACAACACCATCTCGTGGTTTCCGAGAGACGTGAGCGAGGTGAGGAATGTGGAGAGCGAGTTGGGTTACAACACCATCTCGTGGTTTCACGGGGAAAGAAACCATCACCGGAACGGTAGTAGGGGGGAATGAGTTACAACACCATCTCGTGGTTTCGGCTGTTCAGTGCCTGCAGGAGCACCCAGAGTACTTGGGTTACAACACCATCTCGTGGTTTCGAGGTGCTAAAGAACGGGTTCACATCTGTCGTGGGCCACCCGTTACAACACCATCTCGTGGTTTCAGGAAGTTCAGTTCGTTGAACTTCTACGACATAATCTTTTGTTACAACACCATCTCGTGGTTTCTAGCCGTTCGGGATTGACGTGGAACGGCTGCGCTCTTATGGGGTTACAACACCATCTCGTGGTTTCATTACATCTCAAGATCAGGGCTAACATGGAGCGGTTGGTTACAACACCATCTCGTGGTTTCTATTCATTATGGACAAAGCGGTTCAATGTTTACAACAACACCCGTTACAACACCATCTCGTGGTTTCTCGTATGGGTCTTTTTTGGGCTCTACGCATGTTTGGAAAGTTACAACACCATCTCGTGGTTTCTCAGCGCTACAAACATGTCCTTCCCAGCTGGCTACATAGGTTACAACACCATCTCGTGGTTTCTAGCTCTTTTTCTTCGCCTTGCCCCATGGCCCCATGGCCGTTACAACACCATCTCGTGGTTTCTATCAGGAGGTTGCCATCAGCATTTGTTCTGGCTGGGGCTAGGTTACAACACCATCTCGTGGTTTCCGAGCCATGGGACGCCGTGCCTCGGCCTTAGCCTTCACGTGGCCCGGGGCGGCCCTCCTGTCCCACCACTGTTTTCTGCAGGGGAATACTTAAGCCTACTGCCCGCCCTGCGGCCGCTTCCCATGTGAAACATGGGAAGTCGCCATAGGCCTTTAAATTTTCATAATGTTTAGTTAAGTAAAATTGATGTTCCCACCGCTCCCACCGGGCAAGGCACTCCCATGTCTCACATGGGAAATACCCGGCTAAGTAGTTTATAAGGTAAAATAACAAAATAACATGTTAATCATTATGAAAGGAGGATCCTGTGACTCTATGCTAGACACGGCTAGCAGGCTCGGGACAGCGACGACGGCCCTGTACCTCAGCTCGGGGGCCACGCCGAGGGTCAGGCACCGACCACCGCTACAGCCCTACGATTTTGGATGGAACCACAGGCCGCAGGGCCTCTTGAGTGGTATTTGTTGAGGGCCTGCGCGTGGAGGAAGTCCCCAAGTCCTAGGACTCAGGAGGACGCCGTACATGGAGCTCGTGTGGACGTGCACGGCACGCGGGCGTCCTTCAGGGCGAGCCGGGCCTCGCAGGGGAGCGCGGCCAGGAAGCAGCGCCTGCCGCTAGGGGTCCTGCAAAATAAAGGGACAGCCGCAGGCCCCGCGGTCGTGCAAGGGTTAAATACTCACGTAACCCTATGACCTAAGGTGAAGCGGTTGGCCCTGAGGTTCTCCCACCACATGACCGTCGGCACCTCATTCCTGAGGAACGCCTCCAGGTCAGCGGGCCTTATTATAACATACAGATTCAACGATACGCTATGGATGAGGTACGCCTCCAGGTCAGCGGGCCTTAGCAGGGAGCAGGCGGAGCTCCTCGAGAGGTGCTCGAGGCTTGATGTTGACGCCGAGGACGAGTGCGAGAGGCTCGCGGGGGCCGGCAGGAGCGACCCGCTGCTTGACAGGCTCAGGTCGTACCTGAGCTCAAGTCCCTACGAGGCCTCAGCGGAGCTGAACTCGCTTCAGCCCTTCCTGGAGGCCGGCATGGTGCAGAGGGTAGTCCTTTACTACTACTCGGACAGCGGGGCGGCCCACCTGGTGGCCCTGCTCCTGACCGAGTACCTTAAGCGGGCTGGCGTGGCGGCCGAGGCTGTCCCGGCCGGGGAGGGCGAGAGGAACCTGGCCGCGGGGCTCCTGAACATAATGAGAGAGGTCGGCTCGAGGGCCCTCAGGGACCAGGGCGAGGGCTACACTATAATGCTCAACATAACCCCCGGCTTCAAGGCCGAGGCGGCCTACTTCACCCTGGGCCTCATGCTGAGGAACATAACGGCCCTGGCCTACTACAGGCACGAGGCCATGAAGTCAACCGTTGGCGTGCCGCTGTTGCACACAACGGCCCTGAGGGACGCGGTGACCTCCCTGAGGGCGAAGGTGGGGGCGAGGCTGGAGGACCTGGACGCGAACGAGCTCGTTACTGTAATAGCGGCCAGGCTCAACTCCGGCAGGCTCTCCCTGGGCCCCGTGGTAAAGGATGACCTTGTGTGGGCCGAGGAGCTCCTGGCCGCCTCGGGAATCACTTCGTGACCAAGGGCAGCCCGGAATTGCAAGGGCTTAGGGCACGCCCTCATCATGGCCTCGCAAGAGCCGGAGGACGTGTTCGGGGCTTGGGCCCAGGGCCGTCCGAAGCCCTGA
It includes:
- the cmr4 gene encoding type III-B CRISPR module RAMP protein Cmr4, coding for MGGSLLVLAYAVTPVHVGSGRSPGFVDLPFQRDSMGYPVILGSSFKGALRFHLTPPSSGKPNDKGGGNDKDNKLVRCAFGPDIDEGGAKFMGRLVFTDLVPFLYPAPSLSEGYIYVTTKYLLNRAYDILSTVGVSPPKALGAGGTVTVGLREVRYAYTVNVSDVLGGRVDTRSLGYLLKDKAYVFDDDVGLQVVESSLVRVTRNALDDKTKTVKERALWTEEYVPQGTVMVGAMLDSMRGSVDSMGGNDECRDIDVMTELSNKLNRASLFIGGKETVGKGLVRLLIVSGTGAVSGAVR
- a CDS encoding putative CRISPR-associated protein; translated protein: MALRFSHHMTVGTSFLRNASRSAGLIITYRFNDTLWMRYASRSAGLSREQAELLERCSRLDVDAEDECERLAGAGRSDPLLDRLRSYLSSSPYEASAELNSLQPFLEAGMVQRVVLYYYSDSGAAHLVALLLTEYLKRAGVAAEAVPAGEGERNLAAGLLNIMREVGSRALRDQGEGYTIMLNITPGFKAEAAYFTLGLMLRNITALAYYRHEAMKSTVGVPLLHTTALRDAVTSLRAKVGARLEDLDANELVTVIAARLNSGRLSLGPVVKDDLVWAEELLAASGITS